The stretch of DNA GAATAGGTTTTAATGTTTTAAGTTCTGTCAGTTCTATTCGGGCAGGATATCGAGGCGTTCAGGATGCAAGGGCGGCCGTTCGTTATATGAAGGAGTTTCATCAGCAATTTCGTATTGATACCAACCTTATTTTTATGGTGGGAAATAGTGCTGGGACAATCAATGCGGTTCAAACAGCTTATGCTTCCGAAAGTGATCGACCCATCGAAACTTATGGCGTTGCAGGGACATTAGATGATAATCGTGATTTAGGATGTTTGGATTGTTCTGGAAATAGTTATCAGCATACGGTTGATATTGCAGGCGTAATTGGTTGTTGGGGGGCTGTAATTGATTTAGATGGGCTAGATAGCTCAGACAGCGCACCTATTATTATGTTTCACGGTACCGATGATACGGTAGTTCCCATTGACTCTGGTGCTCCGTTTAGCAATAGCGCAACCTTTCCCACAATGTATGGTTCTAGACAAATACACCACAAAAGAACACAGTTAGGATTAGCCTCTGAGTTACATGTTTACCAAGGAGAACCGCATAATTTTTATTATGATGTAGCCCTTTTTCCCAATAATTATTGGGACACCATTTGGCACTTATCGCATCCCTTTCTTTGCGATATAAACCCATACTGCAATACAGTACTTTCCACAAATTCTATTGCTGAAACAACAACTTCTGTTTTTGAGGTACATCCTAATCCTGCCAATACATTTATAAATATTGAGTTTTTAGCACCTGAAAAGCTGGAGCAAAAGCTATTAACCGTATATACTTTATTGGGACAAAAAATGGAAACGTATCAAGTCAAAGACGATCAATTTTATTTAGACGTTCGAGAATGGGAAAGAGGCGTTTATTTGCTAAAATTAGAAATAAACAATAGGGAATATGTGCAGAAACTGATTGTGGAATAATGTTGTAAGCGTTTATAGTTTATGAATAAAAGACTTAAAAAGTCCCAAAAGGCTACTTCCTTTTGGGACTTTTTAATAACTGTAAAATGGCTCGGTAACTAAGTATTCATCTTTCGTTAAGAATAAGCACTTTAGAAGCTAAAACTAACCTCTGGATGACAAGTATTAAGACAGTAATACTTTTTTTGTTTATAGTGAAACTATTATTAATGATCTTTGGTTTAGTTAATTTTAAGGACATCTATTCTTATAATACTCCGT from Aureispira anguillae encodes:
- a CDS encoding T9SS type A sorting domain-containing protein; its protein translation is MKQGVIYFLLSFCVLISTIQAQPGRYQQAIFSQKNVLTNIQYGSADSYDALGLNIPLPQHLDVYEPLGDTATKRPLVMVFFGGAFLIGDKSMQDVVAWCDSLTAYGYVCAAVNYRIGFNVLSSVSSIRAGYRGVQDARAAVRYMKEFHQQFRIDTNLIFMVGNSAGTINAVQTAYASESDRPIETYGVAGTLDDNRDLGCLDCSGNSYQHTVDIAGVIGCWGAVIDLDGLDSSDSAPIIMFHGTDDTVVPIDSGAPFSNSATFPTMYGSRQIHHKRTQLGLASELHVYQGEPHNFYYDVALFPNNYWDTIWHLSHPFLCDINPYCNTVLSTNSIAETTTSVFEVHPNPANTFINIEFLAPEKLEQKLLTVYTLLGQKMETYQVKDDQFYLDVREWERGVYLLKLEINNREYVQKLIVE